The window CCGCTATGAATAACAGGTACACCGGAAATAAAATAAAAACTGCCATTTTCTATTTCATCTGTATTAGCCACAAACTGTCCTAAAACCTGTGACCCAAAGACTCCATATGATCTTGGGGTTTCTCCCCAAGTCAAATAACATACTTTCATTTTAAAAGTTCTTTTATAATTATACTGCTTGCATCTCCTTTCCCATATAATGTATCAGAAAATACAATTTCCTTATTCTTGCTGGCATGATATGCATCAAGAATTTTACTTTTATCTGTTCCGGTTAATATATTAGCTCCTACATCAACTAATTCCTCCCACTCTGTTTCATCTCTTAAAGTAACACATGGTTTGCTGAAAAAGTAAGCTTCTTTCTGAAGACCACCACTATCTGTCATGACAAGAGTACAATTCTTCAAAAGCCATACCATATCCAGATATCCTACCGGCTCAACAATTGTAATGTTTTTTACGGCTATTCCGGATTCCTGAATGATTTTTTTTGTTCTCGGATGTAATGGTAAAATTACTTTTGTTTCTTCAGCAATGGCATCCATAGATTCAATAATATTTCTTAATCTATTGATATCATTTGTATTTTCAGCTCTGTGAATTGTACTAAGTACAAAATTTCCGGAAACATCAAAATTGGGCTGGGTTGCTATTTCTTTATAAAACAAAGCTCCATCCAGCATTACGTCTCCACTTTTTATAATGCTGCAATTGGTATTTTGATAATTTTCGGCATGCAGATTTTCAATGGCTTTGTCGGTAGGACAAAACAAGTAATTACTAACTCTATCCGTTAATATTCTATTTACTTCTTCCGGCATTTTCATATTGAAACTTCTTAAACCAGCTTCAACATGTGCCAATTTGATATTCAATTTTGATGCAACGATTGCTCCTGCTAAAGTAGAATTTGTATCTCCGTATACCATAATAACATCAGGGTTCTCTTTCAATACAATTTCTTCAATACGCTCGATCATTTGCCCCGTCATAGCTCCGTGAGTGGTTCCACCAATTCCAAGGAAGTAATTGGGTTTGGGAATATGCATTTGCTCAAAAAAGATATCAGACATATTAGTATCATAATGTTGTCCTGTATGTACTATTATTTCCTCAATTTCTGAATGTTTTTTTATTTCCCTGCTTACTGAACTTGCTTTTATAAATTGTGGACGTGCTCCCAGCACTGTTAATAATTTCATAGTTGTATTTTCTAATGTTATAGAAGACTTATTTAAAGTTTTGTGATATAAAATCTAAATATTAAATTTTAAATGCATCAATCAAGTAATTTTTCAACGGCACCCCGTTTACTTCATTTTTATTAGGGGGTTCATACCCTATTTTATCTTTTCTCCAGACAATATCTTTTGGAACAACATCATTCATAGCTTCTCTAAGAATGTATTTAGAGAATCCATTATTTACCTTACATGTTGATGGTAAAGTAAACACAAATTCTACTAATTCATGAGATAAAAACGGCAACCTTACTTCTAAAGAGTGTGCCATAGAGTTTCTATCCGCATATCTTAATAATTCTTGCAAACCACCTCTGAATGTTGCGTGATAAAGCATTTCATTTAATGATGTTGCACTGTATTTTCTTTCGAATTGTTCGTTTTTATATTGAGAATAAAGATCTTTTTTAGCATCTTTTTTAGTAAAGTTATCTATTCCTGATTTTATTCCCAATAATTTATCAATCTGGGCATCAGAAAGTTTTTCTTTCAGGAAACTCATTCGCAATCTCCTTGAAATACTATTAATCTGATTGGAAGCATGTACCTGCTTATAGATCTCTAATTGACGCTTATACTCTTTTTTGTCCTTTTTCTTTAATTCGATGAAGAAGGAATCAATTAATCCATGATATCCACAAAGGTATTCATCTGCTCCCTGACCGTCTAACAAAACAATAACATCGTTATCTCTTGCCAGTTTCATTACTTCATACTGAGCGGCAATACTTAATGTTCCAAAAGGCTCTTCCTGATGATGAATAATTTCCTGTACGTTAGCAATCATGCTTTCAATAGTCGGAAAACAGCTTATTCCCTTTGCATTTACACTGTTTAAAACTTTATCTATATAAACAGATTCATCTTTAATAAAATTAGGGAAACGGGCAGAAAAAGTCTTTTGTTCAACATTATTAACTTTCATATGATTAATCATACAAACTGTTGAAGAGCTATCAAGGCCTCCGGATAAACTTGTTCCTACAGCAACATCGGAACGAAGTCTTCTGCTGATAGAGGTTTCAAATAATCTGAAGAAAGTATCTCTAACCTCATTAAAATCAACTTTATCTAATTGATTTTTATAATTAATATCCCAATACTTTTGTTTTTTTATTATTTTTCCATTGGGATCTACAATGATATAATGGCTTGGCTCTAGCAAAAAGATATCTTTATAAAATGTTTCGGATAGATCATTTGAATTATTAATATATCCGAAATGCCAATAGTTGAAAAGCATTCTATTGTTTGTTTCTCTTGGAACTCCTACACTCCAAAGCGCTTTCATTTCCGATCCAAAATAAAAGTTATTATTACTTTGGTGGTAGAAAAATGGTTTTTCTCCAAATCTGTCTCTGGCACAGAACAAAACCTGTTCTTTTTTGTCCCAAAGAGCAAATGCGAACATCCCATCAAAGTCTTCAAGACATTTTTCTCTTTTATAATCGAAATTGGCCATCAATACTTCTGTATCGGAATCCGAAACAAAAGTATATCCTTTTGTTTTCAAAAATTCTCTGATTTCGATGTAATTATATATTTCACCATTGAAAACAATGCTATATCTATCCAAATAATGCATTGGCTGGCTTCCGGCATCAGTTAGGTCTATGATAGATAGTCTTCTATGTCCTAATCCGACACCGTTACTATCATTTATCCATTGTCCTTCCCCATCTGGACCACGATGCTCAATGGCATCTGTCATTTTTTTTAATTGCTGGTAAGTTAAAACTTCCTTATTTTGACTTATAATTCCTGCGATTCCACACATGTGATTTTCTTTTTTTTAATTTAGTATATGAATAAAAAATTAATTATAATTCTCTTATAATTTTAGCAGGTATTCCTCCAATTACAACGTTGTCCGGGAAAGATTTGGTTACAACACTATTTGCTCCTACAGTAACGTTATCTCCAAGCTCTACACCCGCGGTAATAACAGCCCCTTGCCCTATCCAACAATTTTTTCCAATCTTGATCGATTTTTTGATATAAATATCTCTATCAAAGAAATCATGATTTGCAGTATGCATTCCTACTCCGTATGACCATAAAGTTCCATCTCCTATCTCTAAAGTTGTACCATCAAAAATAGAAAAGTAGCACCCACCAGATGCAGCAAATGAAGCCAGTATTTTTTTGTCATTATGATTAAAACGTAGATTTCTGGCACCAGATACCTTTGAGGTATAATGAACTGAAAATTTAGCAAAAACGTTTAGTAAAAAAAGTTTTTGGAAAATAAAATTGACAATCAGAAAATTAACAGGAACTGACTCATATTTTTTACTTTTAAATATTGAGTTGATCCTGGCTAAAATATTTTGTTTCATTGCTTTAAAAAATATAATATAAAAATTGCTATTAAAAGCCCTAAAAGCCATTTGTCTTTAAATAAAAGCACGTACTTTTTCAAATTATTCTCTAAATATAAGGTAATTATAACCAGAAAAACTACAGAAATAAAAACAGCTCTTACAATACCTACGATTCCCCATATATTATAAAAGAAATATATAAAAACAATATTTATAATTAAAGATATCAAAGAAGATATAGCAATATAATTGGTTTTTCCCTTTATTGACAATAATGTTCCGTAAGTAGCATTTCTCCATATTAATATCAAGCAGTATCCCTCAAATACAGGAACTGCTGAAGCATATCTGGTACCAAATAACCCTAAAATAATTTGTTTAGAAAATAAAATGCAGGCAAATACCAATGGAAAAATAAAGTATGATGCTTTTTTTACATCATGAAGCCACATATCAGTTGCCAGATCTATCTCATCATTTTCCACATGCTTCACTATCTTAGGATAGCTAACACTTACTATAGACTTCGTAATTAACCCTGCAAAAGGAATTTCCAGTGCTCCGATGGAATAGATCGCAAATTCACTTAACCCTCCGATTTTGTTTATAATCACCTTATCAATATGCAAAGTAAACATTCCTAAATATGTAGCGATAAACAGTGGAAAACCATATTTAAGCATCATAGAAATATTTATTTTACTCATATTGATCTTCGGATAGATCTTCAGAATAACTAAATAAGTAATTAACTGTAAACCCAATGCCAGTAGGAAAGGCAGAAATATATTAAGTTGGAATTCAAAAAAATTATTTATTAAAAATATAAAAAGACTGGCGGCCAGCGTTACGCAGAAAACTACCATTGATATTAATATTACATTAATCTTACCTATAGATAAGCAGACCTGTAAATAAACACCATTGGCCGAAAGTAAAAAATATAAAAGCGGAATCAAAAAGCCAGCTTTTATAATAACATTTATCCCTAATAATTCACCGAATGTTTTCGAAACTTCATCAAAGCTTAAAAAAGCAAAAATAACAGTACTTATTATTATAAAAATAAACATTACTGTTCCCAAAAGCTCTTTTATTTTATCGTGATGCTTAGCAATATTATACCTGAATCCTTCAATAAACCCAAAAGATAAAAGTGTAGCAGTAAACTGTACAAGCAATATCAGCTGTTTCCAGCCACCTACCTGTTCTAAAGTATAAGTTCTTGCTACTATAACGTCTGCTAAAAAAATAGTAGACAGAAAAAGCATATTGGCAATTGAATATAAAATTGCAGGCTTTTTTATCAGGTTTAATATTTTTTCAACCATTCTAATTTAATCATTACATTTTTCTACAACAAAATTGTTGTGTACTACATTTACAAGTTTTTCAGCTCGTAAATTCTTTCAATAATATCTACGACTTTTAGCCCTTCCAGCGCATTTGTAGTAATCGTGTTTCGTCCTTTAATCACATCCACAACATTTTCAATAATGTAATGGTGGTTGGCAGCAGAACCTTTATAAGCACCATAGTCATTACCTGGATTTGTAGGTGGTAATTCCGGCATTACATAATCTTTCACATTACAAACTTCCACTTTATCCATGTATTGTCCACCAATTTTTACAGCACCATTTTCTGCAATGATAGTCATTGAACTTTCAAGGTTCTGATTCCAAACTGATGTAGAATAATTAATAGATCCCATTCCTCCATTCACAAAATCAAAGCTTACAAAACCAGAATCTTCAAAATCGGTAAGATCCTTATGATTAAAGTCTGCAAACTTAGCCTGAATATTGGTGATGTCACCGAATAGCCAATACATAATGTCTATAAAATGCGAGAATTGAGTGAATAAGGTGCCTCCATCCAAATCCAATTTTCCATGCCAAGATTCCGGCTTATAATACCTGTCATCACGATTCCAGTAGCAATTAAGCTGCACCATGAATATTTTACCCAGCTTTCCGCTTTCTACCATTTCCTTAACCCACGCGGAAGGAGGAGAATAACGGTTCTGCATTACTGCGAAAACCTGCTTATGTTTGTGCAAAGCCTGAAAAATAAGCTTTTCTGCATCTTGTTTATTAAGTGCCATTGGTTTTTCAACCACAATATGTTTTCCTGCCGATATTGCTTTATAAGACTGTTCAAAGTGAAAACCATTTGGTGAAGCAATATTGATAACGTCTACTTCAATTCCCGAATTAAGAAATGCATCTAATGAAGGAAAAAAAGGCACCTCATAATTCTCAATCCCTAAAGAGGATTTATCTTTTATGTCAATTAAAGCTACCAATTCACATTCGGCATTTCTAGACACCATTTCTGCATGTCTTTTTCCTATATGCCCACAGCCTACAACGGCAAATTTTATTTTTTCAGACATTCTATATTAAATTTTTGAAACTTGATTATTATCTAATTTATATTTTTCACCACTTTCTTCACACACGGCAATACCTTCTGCGTCAAAATTCAGACGGTGCCCAAATTCACTCATCCAACCCATTTGCCTTGCAGGGTTCCCTACGACCAATGCGTAAGCTGGAACTTCTTTTGTTACTACTGCTCCAGCGCCGATAAAAGCAAATTTTCCAATATTATGACCACATACTATTGTTGCGTTAGCCCCGATAGAGGCTCCTGTGCCCACATGTGTTTTAAGGTATGCGTTTTTTCGGTTAACTGCACTTCTAGGATTAATAACATTAGTAAAAACCATTGAAGGGCCAAGAAATACATCATCATCACAAGTTACGCCTTCATATATAGAAACATTGTTCTGAACCTTTACATTTTTCCCTAAAACAACTCCAGGGGACACCACTACATTCTGCCCTATATTGCATTTTTCTCCAAGAGTACAATTGGGCATGATATGAGAAAAGTGCCAAATTTTTGTTCCGTTTCCTATATTACAGCCTTCATCAATAACTGCCGTTTCGTGTGCAAAAAAATCCGACATATTTTTTGTTTTTATAGTTGATGATTATTTATTAAAAAAATTTTTGATTTCCGAGATAATAACATCTGCTTCTTCCTCATTAAATTCTGTATGAACAGGAAGAGAAATCACTTCTGAACAAAGAAGTTCTGTAACAGGTAATGTAAAATCTGGTTTTACATATTGAGCAAAAGCTTCCTGCTTATATAACGGAAGAGGGTAATAAATCATACTTGGAATATTTTTTTCGCCCAAGAATTTTTGTAATTCGTCCCTTTTCCCATTTTTTACCCTTAATGTATACTGGTGAAAAACATGGGTAGAATTTTCTGCTCTTTGTGGAATCTGAATCTCTGCTATTGATTCTAGATTCTCATCATAATATGCAGCCATTTTGTTTCTTGCCGTAGAATATTCGTCGAGATGCTTTAATTTTACTTTTAGAACAGCAGCCTGGATGGTATCTAGCCTGGAATTACATCCCACAACTTTGTGATAATATTTTTTTTGCTGACCATGATTGGCAATCATTCTTATTTTCATTGCCAGATCATCATCATTCGTCATTAAAGCTCCTCCATCTCCATAGCAGCCCAGGTTTTTGGAAGGGAAAAAAGAGGTACATCCTATATGGCCTATAGTTCCGGTCTTTTTTACATTTCCATCTGTAAATGTATAATCAGATCCGATGGCCTGAGCATTATCTTCAATAACAAACAGATTATGCTTTTCAGCGAATTCAAGAATCTTTTCCATATCGGCTCCCTGTCCATACAGATGTACAGGAACAATGGCTTTAGTATTGGGAGTAAGATATTTTTCCAGTCCTTCCAATTCAATATTGAAAGTGTTTTCGTCAACATCTACCATAATTGGCTTTAAACCAAGAAGCCCTATTACTTCGGCAGTTGCTACATATGTAAAGGCCGGGCAAATTACTTCATCTCCTGGTTTTAGATCCAGTGCCATCATAGCAATCTGCAATGCATCTGTACCGTTTGCGCATGGAATCACATGTTTTACATTCAGGTATTTTTCAAAATCCTGTTGAAATTCTTTTACTGCAGGACCATTGATAAATGCAGTATTATCAAGACAGTCCTGAATTCCCGCATTTACTTCATGCTTTATTTTTTCGTATTGACCTTTAAGATCAACCATTTGAATTTTCATATGAAATGTATATTTTAGTCTTCGATGTTAGTTTTCAATTAACTCGCTTATTTTATTTCCAATAGAAAGGCAAGATGTGGCTGCTGGTGAAGGCGCATTTCTTACATGGATAATGTTTCCATTTTTCACAATGTCAAAATCATCAATTAAACCTCCATTTCTGTCACAAGCCTGCGCCCGAACTCCCGAACCACCCGGTACAAGATCAGATTCCTGAATTTCAGGCATAAGTTTTTGAAGAGCTTTGGTAAATGCGGATTTGGATAATGAGCGATGTACTTCACCTAGTCCTGTTTTACCATATTTGACAACAATTTTTCTAAATCCGGGCCACATTAATGTCTGCATGGTTTCTTCCAGATCAAAATCGAAGAATTTATATCCTTCTTTTTTAAAAGCTAGCACCGCGTTGGGGCCGGCTTCAATATTACCGTCAATCATTCTTGTGAAATGAACGCCCAGAAATGGGAAATTAGGATCAGGAACAGGATAAATAAGGTGCTTTACCAAGTGTTTTTTTTCATCCCTTATTTTATAATATTCGCCACGGAAAGGAATGATAATGACATCATTCTTTTCATTGGTCATTTTTGTAATCTTATCAGAATACAGTCCTGCACATGAAATCAGTTTCTTTGTTTTGAATTCAGAAGCTTGGGTTTTAACAATGATTTCAGAATTATTATTGATAATATTTCTTACTTCGCTGTTGAATTTAACTTCTCCTCCTAACTCTTCGAAAAGCTCTTTAATTTTCCGGGCAACTCCCGGATAGTCTATAATCCCTGTCTGAGGGACTTTAATTGCTCTCACGCCCTCACAATGAGGTTCTATTTCACGAAACTCTTCTCTTGAAAGGTATTTCAAATCCTGAAGTCCATTCTCAACTCCTCTTTTATAAATATTATCTAAAAGCGGCAGTTCTTCCTGTGAAGTGGCAACAATAATTTTTCCACAAAGATCATAGCGGATACCATGTTCTTTAGCGAAATTGATTACAGAATTATAACCTTCAATACAATTTTTCGCTTTTAAACTACCTGGCTTGTAGTATATTCCACTATGAATCACTCCACTGTTATGTCCGGATTGATGTAGTGATACATCATTTTCCTTTTCTAAAACCAAAATTTTAGCGTCTGGTTTTTTAATTTTTAATTGATATGCCGTAGCGAGTCCTACTAACCCGGCTCCAACAATTATGATATCATAGTTCATTGTCAATGTTTATAATCTGGCGTCTACCAAATCTCTGTCTAAACAGGCTTTAGTATCAAAAACTACAGAATTTTCTTTTTTCAGCGTGTTAAGATCCATTTGAAGGAATTCATTATGGGATACAGCGATAATCAAAGAATCATATTTTTTACCTTCAATAAGGGCATCCAGGATATCTATTCCGTATTCATGTTTCACTTCTTCTTTGCTTGCCCAAGGGTCATAAATATCTACATTAACTCCATAATCTGAAAGTTCAGTATAAATATCTACTACTTTGGTATTTCTTACATCTGGACAGTTTTCTTTAAAGGTAACTCCTAAGATCAATGCCTGGGAATCTTTAATAACTCCTCCTTTGGCAATCATAAGTTTTACCACTTTAGCTGCAATAAATTTAGCAATTGAGTCATTTACACGGCGTCCTGATAAAATCACGTCAGGGTGGT of the Chryseobacterium aureum genome contains:
- a CDS encoding acyltransferase, which produces MSDFFAHETAVIDEGCNIGNGTKIWHFSHIMPNCTLGEKCNIGQNVVVSPGVVLGKNVKVQNNVSIYEGVTCDDDVFLGPSMVFTNVINPRSAVNRKNAYLKTHVGTGASIGANATIVCGHNIGKFAFIGAGAVVTKEVPAYALVVGNPARQMGWMSEFGHRLNFDAEGIAVCEESGEKYKLDNNQVSKI
- a CDS encoding acyltransferase gives rise to the protein MKQNILARINSIFKSKKYESVPVNFLIVNFIFQKLFLLNVFAKFSVHYTSKVSGARNLRFNHNDKKILASFAASGGCYFSIFDGTTLEIGDGTLWSYGVGMHTANHDFFDRDIYIKKSIKIGKNCWIGQGAVITAGVELGDNVTVGANSVVTKSFPDNVVIGGIPAKIIREL
- the asnB gene encoding asparagine synthase (glutamine-hydrolyzing); translated protein: MCGIAGIISQNKEVLTYQQLKKMTDAIEHRGPDGEGQWINDSNGVGLGHRRLSIIDLTDAGSQPMHYLDRYSIVFNGEIYNYIEIREFLKTKGYTFVSDSDTEVLMANFDYKREKCLEDFDGMFAFALWDKKEQVLFCARDRFGEKPFFYHQSNNNFYFGSEMKALWSVGVPRETNNRMLFNYWHFGYINNSNDLSETFYKDIFLLEPSHYIIVDPNGKIIKKQKYWDINYKNQLDKVDFNEVRDTFFRLFETSISRRLRSDVAVGTSLSGGLDSSSTVCMINHMKVNNVEQKTFSARFPNFIKDESVYIDKVLNSVNAKGISCFPTIESMIANVQEIIHHQEEPFGTLSIAAQYEVMKLARDNDVIVLLDGQGADEYLCGYHGLIDSFFIELKKKDKKEYKRQLEIYKQVHASNQINSISRRLRMSFLKEKLSDAQIDKLLGIKSGIDNFTKKDAKKDLYSQYKNEQFERKYSATSLNEMLYHATFRGGLQELLRYADRNSMAHSLEVRLPFLSHELVEFVFTLPSTCKVNNGFSKYILREAMNDVVPKDIVWRKDKIGYEPPNKNEVNGVPLKNYLIDAFKI
- the wecB gene encoding non-hydrolyzing UDP-N-acetylglucosamine 2-epimerase produces the protein MKLLTVLGARPQFIKASSVSREIKKHSEIEEIIVHTGQHYDTNMSDIFFEQMHIPKPNYFLGIGGTTHGAMTGQMIERIEEIVLKENPDVIMVYGDTNSTLAGAIVASKLNIKLAHVEAGLRSFNMKMPEEVNRILTDRVSNYLFCPTDKAIENLHAENYQNTNCSIIKSGDVMLDGALFYKEIATQPNFDVSGNFVLSTIHRAENTNDINRLRNIIESMDAIAEETKVILPLHPRTKKIIQESGIAVKNITIVEPVGYLDMVWLLKNCTLVMTDSGGLQKEAYFFSKPCVTLRDETEWEELVDVGANILTGTDKSKILDAYHASKNKEIVFSDTLYGKGDASSIIIKELLK
- a CDS encoding lipopolysaccharide biosynthesis protein — encoded protein: MVEKILNLIKKPAILYSIANMLFLSTIFLADVIVARTYTLEQVGGWKQLILLVQFTATLLSFGFIEGFRYNIAKHHDKIKELLGTVMFIFIIISTVIFAFLSFDEVSKTFGELLGINVIIKAGFLIPLLYFLLSANGVYLQVCLSIGKINVILISMVVFCVTLAASLFIFLINNFFEFQLNIFLPFLLALGLQLITYLVILKIYPKINMSKINISMMLKYGFPLFIATYLGMFTLHIDKVIINKIGGLSEFAIYSIGALEIPFAGLITKSIVSVSYPKIVKHVENDEIDLATDMWLHDVKKASYFIFPLVFACILFSKQIILGLFGTRYASAVPVFEGYCLILIWRNATYGTLLSIKGKTNYIAISSLISLIINIVFIYFFYNIWGIVGIVRAVFISVVFLVIITLYLENNLKKYVLLFKDKWLLGLLIAIFILYFLKQ
- a CDS encoding Gfo/Idh/MocA family protein, with amino-acid sequence MSEKIKFAVVGCGHIGKRHAEMVSRNAECELVALIDIKDKSSLGIENYEVPFFPSLDAFLNSGIEVDVINIASPNGFHFEQSYKAISAGKHIVVEKPMALNKQDAEKLIFQALHKHKQVFAVMQNRYSPPSAWVKEMVESGKLGKIFMVQLNCYWNRDDRYYKPESWHGKLDLDGGTLFTQFSHFIDIMYWLFGDITNIQAKFADFNHKDLTDFEDSGFVSFDFVNGGMGSINYSTSVWNQNLESSMTIIAENGAVKIGGQYMDKVEVCNVKDYVMPELPPTNPGNDYGAYKGSAANHHYIIENVVDVIKGRNTITTNALEGLKVVDIIERIYELKNL
- the lhgO gene encoding L-2-hydroxyglutarate oxidase; translated protein: MNYDIIIVGAGLVGLATAYQLKIKKPDAKILVLEKENDVSLHQSGHNSGVIHSGIYYKPGSLKAKNCIEGYNSVINFAKEHGIRYDLCGKIIVATSQEELPLLDNIYKRGVENGLQDLKYLSREEFREIEPHCEGVRAIKVPQTGIIDYPGVARKIKELFEELGGEVKFNSEVRNIINNNSEIIVKTQASEFKTKKLISCAGLYSDKITKMTNEKNDVIIIPFRGEYYKIRDEKKHLVKHLIYPVPDPNFPFLGVHFTRMIDGNIEAGPNAVLAFKKEGYKFFDFDLEETMQTLMWPGFRKIVVKYGKTGLGEVHRSLSKSAFTKALQKLMPEIQESDLVPGGSGVRAQACDRNGGLIDDFDIVKNGNIIHVRNAPSPAATSCLSIGNKISELIEN
- a CDS encoding DegT/DnrJ/EryC1/StrS family aminotransferase, with protein sequence MKIQMVDLKGQYEKIKHEVNAGIQDCLDNTAFINGPAVKEFQQDFEKYLNVKHVIPCANGTDALQIAMMALDLKPGDEVICPAFTYVATAEVIGLLGLKPIMVDVDENTFNIELEGLEKYLTPNTKAIVPVHLYGQGADMEKILEFAEKHNLFVIEDNAQAIGSDYTFTDGNVKKTGTIGHIGCTSFFPSKNLGCYGDGGALMTNDDDLAMKIRMIANHGQQKKYYHKVVGCNSRLDTIQAAVLKVKLKHLDEYSTARNKMAAYYDENLESIAEIQIPQRAENSTHVFHQYTLRVKNGKRDELQKFLGEKNIPSMIYYPLPLYKQEAFAQYVKPDFTLPVTELLCSEVISLPVHTEFNEEEADVIISEIKNFFNK